The genomic region TAAAGGAAGAATAGCTGAAGTTGACAAAGTAAGATTTGAACCATATTCTATAATACAAATAGAGAAAACAGCATTTTTAATTTTAGATTTAATAAAGCGGTATAATATAGAACCACAAAATATATTAGGGCATTCAGATGTAGCCCCACAAAGGAAACAAGACCCTGGACCTCTATTTCCGTGGGAAAAATTATATAGGGTATATGGAATAGGAATGTGGTGTAAATTTAATATAGAAGAGAAAAATTCAAATCAACATAAGGAAAAAAATATATTTGAAATTCAAGAAGAATTACAAAAATTTGGTTATACTTTAAAAATTAATGGAAAAAATGATGATCTGTAGTGCTATAGTAAAGTAGGAACACCAAAATCTAAACAATGATATAATAAAAAAAGAAAGAGGTGTTTTGA from Sebaldella sp. S0638 harbors:
- a CDS encoding N-acetylmuramoyl-L-alanine amidase, with protein sequence MRKKNNNMNIDKTTYRSKSQNFRIRFIILHYTSSEKTRAINQLTNKNVSSHYLITDDENDPIFCLVDEEKRAWHAGKSGWKGFTDLNDISIGIELVNKGRIAEVDKVRFEPYSIIQIEKTAFLILDLIKRYNIEPQNILGHSDVAPQRKQDPGPLFPWEKLYRVYGIGMWCKFNIEEKNSNQHKEKNIFEIQEELQKFGYTLKINGKNDDL